A window of Theropithecus gelada isolate Dixy chromosome 14, Tgel_1.0, whole genome shotgun sequence contains these coding sequences:
- the LOC112605607 gene encoding putative olfactory receptor 52P1, which yields MESPNHTDVDPSVFFLLGIPGLEQFHLWLSLPVCGLGTATIVGNITILVVVATEPVLHKPVYLFLCMLSTIDLAASVSTVPKLLAILWCGAGHISASACLAQMFFIHAFCMMESTVLLAMAFDRYVAICHPLHYATILTDTMIARIGVAVVMRGSLLMLPCPFLIGRLNFCQSHVILHTYCEHMAVVKLACGDTRPNHVYGLTAALLVIGVDLFCIGLSYALIAQAVLHLSSCEARSKALGTCGSHVCVILISYTPALFSFFTHRFGHHVPVHIHILLANVYLLFPPALNPVVYGVKTKEIHKRVVRVFQSGQGTGIKASE from the coding sequence ATGGAATCTCCTAATCACACTGATGTTGACccttctgtcttcttcctcctGGGCATCCCAGGTCTGGAACAATTTCATCTGTGGCTCTCACTTCCTGTATGTGGCTTAGGCACAGCCACAATTGTGGGCAACATAACTATCCTGGTTGTTGTTGCCACTGAACCAGTCTTGCACAAGCCTGTGTACCTTTTTCTGTGCATGCTCTCAACCATCGACTTGGCTGCCTCTGTCTCCACAGTTCCCAAGCTACTGGCCATCCTCTGGTGTGGAGCTGGACATATAtctgcctctgcctgcctggCACAGATGTTCTTCATTCATGCCTTCTGCATGATGGAGTCCACTGTGCTGCTGGCCATGGCCTTTGATCGCTATGTGGCTATCTGTCACCCACTCCACTATGCCACAATCCTCACTGACACCATGATTGCCCGCATAGGGGTGGCAGTTGTAATGCGAGGCTCCCTGCTCATGCTCCCATGTCCCTTCCTTATTGGGCGTTTGAACTTCTGCCAAAGCCATGTGATCCTACACACATACTGTGAGCACATGGCTGTGGTGAAGCTGGCCTGTGGAGACACCAGGCCTAACCATGTGTATGGGCTGACAGCTGCACTGTTGGTCATTGGGGTTGACTTGTTTTGCATTGGTCTCTCCTATGCCCTCATTGCACAAGCTGTCCTTCACCTCTCATCCTGTGAAGCTCGGTCCAAGGCCCTAGGAACCTGTGGTTCCCATGTCTGTGTCATCCTCATCTCTTATACACCAGCCCTCTTCTCATTTTTTACACACCGCTTTGGCCATCACGTTCCAGTCCATATTCACATTCTTTTGGCCAATGTTTATCTGCTTTTCCCACCTGCTCTTAACCCTGTGGTATATGGAGTTAAGACCAAAGAGATCCATAAAAGAGTTGTCAGAGTGTTTCAAAGTGGGCAGGGAACTGGCATCAAGGCATCTGAGTGA